From one Flavobacterium kingsejongi genomic stretch:
- the sufD gene encoding Fe-S cluster assembly protein SufD, with protein MELKEKLISSFMAFEENVDVTSDLHDIRTEAFKNFENKGFPTKKEESWKYTSLNAILKNDFSVFPKTENTIEFSAVKKYFLHEIDTYKVIFVDGVFSSFLSSTTHDGLDVCLMSSALTKPKYKSVIDAYFNKIADKNESLTSLNTAFAYEGAFINIPKNKVVDKPIEIINFSTGTEAALLIQPRNLVIAGENSHVQIIERHQSLNDNPVLTNVVTEIFVEKRAFMDYYKIQNDNLEASLIDNTFIAQKEHSNAAVHTFSFGGNITRNNLNFYHQGERIESTLKGITIIEGKQHVDHYTLVQHATPNCESHQNYKGIFDDKSTGVFNGKIYVEKEAQKTDAFQQNNNILLSDKASINAKPQLEIFADDVKCSHGCTIGQLDDKAMFYMQSRGIPQKEAKALLMYAFSNEVIESIKIPELKSRITKIIAMKLGVNIGFDL; from the coding sequence ATGGAATTGAAAGAAAAATTAATATCATCTTTTATGGCTTTTGAAGAAAATGTGGATGTCACGTCTGACCTGCATGATATTCGTACAGAGGCATTTAAGAACTTTGAAAATAAAGGATTTCCAACCAAAAAGGAAGAATCCTGGAAATATACCTCACTGAATGCTATTCTCAAGAATGATTTCAGTGTATTCCCAAAAACAGAGAATACCATCGAATTTTCGGCAGTTAAGAAATATTTCCTGCATGAGATCGATACCTACAAAGTTATCTTTGTGGATGGCGTATTCAGCTCTTTTCTCTCGTCTACGACACATGATGGACTGGATGTTTGCCTGATGTCATCTGCGCTGACCAAACCGAAATACAAATCGGTGATCGATGCTTATTTTAATAAGATCGCGGATAAAAATGAAAGCCTGACGTCGTTGAATACGGCTTTTGCTTATGAAGGCGCTTTTATAAATATCCCAAAAAATAAAGTAGTCGACAAACCGATTGAAATTATCAACTTTTCTACTGGTACGGAGGCCGCTTTATTGATCCAGCCCCGCAACCTGGTTATTGCTGGAGAGAATTCCCATGTTCAGATTATCGAAAGACATCAGAGCCTGAATGACAATCCGGTATTGACCAATGTAGTGACGGAGATTTTTGTAGAGAAGCGTGCCTTTATGGATTATTATAAAATCCAGAATGACAATCTTGAAGCCTCATTGATCGATAACACTTTTATCGCCCAGAAAGAGCATAGTAATGCGGCTGTGCATACGTTCTCCTTCGGAGGTAATATTACCCGAAACAACCTGAATTTCTACCATCAGGGTGAAAGAATTGAAAGTACCCTGAAAGGGATTACCATTATAGAAGGAAAACAGCATGTCGATCACTATACATTAGTGCAACATGCCACTCCAAATTGTGAAAGTCATCAAAATTATAAAGGAATCTTTGATGATAAATCAACCGGGGTATTCAACGGGAAGATTTATGTAGAAAAAGAAGCGCAAAAAACGGATGCCTTCCAGCAGAATAACAATATCTTATTGAGTGATAAAGCATCCATTAATGCGAAACCACAGCTTGAAATCTTTGCAGATGATGTGAAGTGTTCTCATGGGTGTACGATTGGACAGCTGGATGATAAAGCGATGTTTTACATGCAATCGCGTGGAATCCCTCAAAAAGAGGCAAAGGCGTTACTGATGTATGCCTTTTCCAATGAAGTAATTGAAAGTATCAAGATACCGGAACTGAAAAGCCGTATTACTAAGATTATCGCTATGAAACTGGGTGTTAACATCGGTTTTGATCTGTAA
- the sufC gene encoding Fe-S cluster assembly ATPase SufC: MLSIKNLHAGIEDKDILKGINLEVKAGEVHAIMGPNGSGKSTLSAVIAGNENYEVTEGQVLLDGEDLADLAPEERAHKGVFLSFQYPVEIPGVSVTNFMKTAINESRKAKGQEEMPANEMLKLIREKSELLEIDRKFLSRSLNEGFSGGEKKRNEIFQMAMLEPKLAILDETDSGLDIDALRIVANGVNKLKSENNAIIVITHYQRLLDYIVPDFVHVLYNGKIVKSGGKELAYELEEKGYDWIKAEN; this comes from the coding sequence ATGTTAAGTATAAAAAATCTACACGCCGGAATTGAAGATAAAGATATCCTGAAAGGAATTAATCTTGAAGTTAAAGCTGGTGAAGTTCACGCAATTATGGGACCTAACGGTTCTGGGAAAAGTACCCTTTCTGCCGTTATTGCCGGAAATGAAAACTATGAAGTTACAGAAGGCCAGGTACTTCTTGATGGTGAAGATTTAGCAGATTTGGCTCCGGAAGAGCGTGCCCACAAAGGGGTTTTTCTTTCGTTCCAATATCCTGTGGAAATTCCCGGAGTATCAGTAACCAATTTCATGAAAACGGCTATTAACGAATCCCGCAAAGCTAAAGGACAGGAAGAAATGCCTGCGAATGAAATGCTGAAATTGATTCGTGAAAAATCAGAATTGCTGGAAATCGACCGGAAGTTTTTATCCCGTTCCCTAAACGAAGGTTTTTCGGGTGGTGAAAAGAAACGTAACGAGATTTTCCAAATGGCGATGCTGGAACCTAAATTAGCGATTCTGGATGAAACAGATTCTGGTTTGGATATCGATGCCCTGCGTATCGTTGCCAATGGCGTCAATAAACTGAAAAGTGAAAATAATGCCATTATCGTGATTACGCATTACCAACGTTTGCTGGATTATATCGTTCCGGACTTTGTACATGTATTGTACAACGGTAAAATTGTAAAATCGGGTGGTAAGGAACTGGCGTATGAGCTGGAAGAAAAAGGATACGACTGGATTAAAGCAGAAAATTAA
- the sufB gene encoding Fe-S cluster assembly protein SufB yields MSKYTEDDLKIELENKEYEYGFYTDIESETFPVGLNEDIVRAISLKKEEPKWMTDWRIEAFRAWELMIEPEWANVHYEKPKFQDISYYSAPLKKAKYESLDEVDPELLETFKKLGISIDEQKMLSGVAVDIVMDSVSVATTFKKTLAEKGIIFCSISEAIKEHSELVQKYLGTIVPQKDNFYAALNSAVFSDGSFCYIPKGVRCPMELSTYFRINQAGTGQFERTLVIADEGSYVSYLEGCTAPSRDENQLHAAVVELIALDDAEIKYSTVQNWFPGNKEGKGGVYNFVTKRGLCEKNAKISWTQVETGSAVTWKYPSCILKGDNSVGEFYSIAVTNNYQQADTGTKMIHLGKNTKSTIISKGISAGKSQNSYRGLVQISSRADNARNFSQCDSLLMGNECGAHTFPYIESKNPSAKIEHEATTSKIGEDQVFYCNQRGIPTEKAIALIVNGFSKEVLNKLPMEFAVEAQKLLEISLEGSVG; encoded by the coding sequence ATGAGCAAATATACAGAAGACGATCTGAAGATCGAACTCGAGAATAAAGAATACGAATACGGATTTTATACCGATATTGAATCCGAGACTTTTCCTGTTGGATTAAATGAAGACATCGTTCGCGCTATTTCCCTGAAAAAAGAAGAGCCGAAATGGATGACTGACTGGAGAATCGAAGCTTTTCGTGCCTGGGAATTAATGATTGAGCCGGAATGGGCGAATGTACATTATGAAAAACCAAAATTCCAGGACATCTCCTACTATTCTGCTCCTTTGAAAAAAGCCAAGTATGAAAGCCTGGATGAAGTAGATCCGGAATTGCTGGAGACCTTTAAAAAACTGGGAATTTCAATCGATGAGCAAAAAATGCTCTCCGGTGTAGCAGTAGATATCGTGATGGACTCCGTGTCTGTAGCGACCACATTCAAAAAAACATTAGCCGAAAAAGGAATTATTTTCTGTTCGATTTCAGAAGCGATCAAAGAGCATTCGGAATTGGTTCAGAAATACCTGGGGACGATCGTACCACAGAAGGATAATTTTTATGCAGCCCTGAATTCGGCTGTTTTCTCTGACGGTTCTTTCTGTTATATTCCAAAAGGCGTTCGCTGCCCAATGGAACTTTCTACTTATTTCCGTATCAATCAGGCCGGAACCGGTCAGTTTGAGCGTACTTTGGTCATTGCCGACGAAGGAAGTTATGTAAGTTACCTGGAAGGCTGTACCGCACCATCACGGGACGAAAACCAGTTGCACGCTGCGGTTGTGGAACTGATCGCGCTGGATGATGCTGAAATCAAATATTCTACCGTACAAAACTGGTTTCCTGGAAACAAAGAAGGTAAAGGTGGAGTCTATAATTTTGTGACAAAAAGAGGGCTTTGCGAGAAAAACGCAAAAATCTCCTGGACACAAGTAGAAACTGGATCTGCAGTTACCTGGAAATATCCTTCCTGTATTTTAAAAGGGGATAATTCTGTAGGGGAATTCTATTCTATTGCGGTAACCAACAACTACCAGCAAGCGGATACCGGAACTAAAATGATCCACTTAGGGAAAAACACCAAGTCGACCATTATTTCAAAAGGAATTTCTGCGGGTAAATCACAAAACAGTTACAGGGGATTGGTACAAATCAGTTCGAGAGCAGACAATGCGAGAAACTTTTCGCAATGTGACTCCCTATTGATGGGTAATGAATGTGGTGCACACACCTTTCCATATATCGAATCTAAGAATCCTTCAGCTAAGATAGAACACGAAGCAACAACCAGTAAAATTGGGGAAGACCAGGTTTTTTATTGCAACCAAAGGGGAATCCCTACAGAAAAGGCGATTGCCTTAATTGTAAATGGTTTCAGTAAAGAAGTATTGAATAAGCTTCCTATGGAATTTGCAGTTGAAGCACAAAAATTACTTGAAATTTCATTAGAAGGATCAGTAGGATAA
- a CDS encoding HesB/IscA family protein — MIKVSDIAKKKIIDMMKDDGFDAAADYVRVGVKSGGCSGLSYELKFDKALSDTDKVFEDNDIKIAVEKKSFLYLAGTILEFSGGLNGKGFVFNNPNASRTCGCGESFSL, encoded by the coding sequence ATGATAAAAGTATCTGATATTGCCAAAAAGAAAATCATCGACATGATGAAAGATGATGGTTTTGATGCAGCGGCCGACTATGTAAGAGTAGGAGTAAAGAGCGGTGGTTGTTCCGGGTTATCTTATGAATTGAAATTTGACAAAGCACTGAGTGATACCGATAAAGTTTTTGAAGATAACGATATAAAAATTGCAGTCGAAAAGAAAAGTTTTCTGTATTTGGCGGGCACTATATTAGAATTTTCAGGTGGTTTAAACGGAAAAGGATTCGTGTTTAATAACCCAAATGCAAGCCGAACCTGCGGTTGCGGAGAGAGTTTCTCATTATAG
- a CDS encoding MBL fold metallo-hydrolase, translating into MKLYPIESGNFKLDGGAMFGVVPKSIWQKTNPSDDNNMIDLAARCLLIEEGNRLILIDTGMGNKQSEKFFGHYSMWGNHSLDGSLAKHGFHRDAITDVFLTHLHFDHCGGGIQWNADRTGYEPAFKNAKFWSNENHWAWATQPNAREKASFLTENILPMQESGQLHFIKRDDTDFMATSELGFGIFFADGHTEKQMIPHITYKDKTIVFAADLLPTAGHIPLPYVMGYDTRPLLTLPEKSKFLSAAATNEYYIFLEHDAHNEIITVEHTEKGVRLKDKFSCSDILS; encoded by the coding sequence ATGAAATTATATCCTATAGAAAGTGGCAATTTTAAACTGGATGGTGGTGCGATGTTCGGTGTAGTACCGAAGTCCATCTGGCAAAAAACCAACCCTTCCGACGACAATAACATGATCGATCTTGCCGCACGATGCCTCCTGATCGAAGAGGGGAACCGGCTCATCCTGATCGATACCGGAATGGGTAATAAGCAATCCGAAAAGTTTTTTGGGCATTATTCCATGTGGGGCAATCATTCCCTGGACGGCTCTCTGGCCAAGCACGGTTTTCACCGCGACGCTATCACCGATGTATTCCTCACACACCTCCACTTTGACCATTGTGGTGGTGGCATTCAATGGAATGCGGACAGGACAGGCTATGAGCCAGCATTTAAAAATGCTAAATTCTGGAGCAATGAAAATCACTGGGCGTGGGCGACACAACCCAATGCACGCGAGAAAGCTTCTTTTTTAACCGAGAACATCCTTCCCATGCAGGAAAGTGGGCAATTGCATTTTATCAAAAGAGATGATACCGATTTCATGGCAACATCGGAACTGGGATTTGGTATTTTCTTCGCCGATGGACACACCGAAAAGCAAATGATCCCTCATATTACTTATAAAGACAAAACGATTGTTTTTGCTGCAGATTTGCTTCCTACAGCAGGCCATATTCCATTGCCTTACGTGATGGGTTATGACACGCGCCCCCTACTTACGCTTCCGGAAAAATCGAAATTCCTTTCCGCTGCAGCGACTAACGAATACTACATTTTCTTGGAGCATGATGCCCATAATGAGATCATAACGGTAGAGCACACGGAGAAAGGCGTCCGGCTTAAGGATAAATTTTCGTGCAGTGATATCTTAAGTTAG
- a CDS encoding S8 family peptidase, with protein sequence MRLIRPLYVSAVLALALASCGTTKKVTAPAITNIDMAVAKKAPIADAQLKRWSHLDLLKDSIPGMSVDRAYAEILKDRKSEKVIVGIVDSGVDIEHEDLVDVIWTNTKEIPGNGIDDDNNGYIDDVHGWNFLGDAIHENMELVRILKKGDTKNPDYARAKAEYDKEYAEAMAGKQQIDFILNADKAIKTELKKSNYTIEDLKTLTTTNSLVNQVKPRFIQILSEISKDEFDKEIQGAKDHYYSQLNYSLNMEFNGRKIVGDNVDDLSDNKYGNNNVMGPDKTEAKHGTHVAGIVAASRNNGKGGDGIANNVAIMAVRAVPDGDEYDKDIALGIRYAVDNGAKVINGSFGKYYSTHPQWVLDALKYAADKDVLVVIAAGNDSYDLDVTNKYPNDSYNNDPEFSNNVIIIGALNTPYNINLLADFSNYGKKNVDVFSPGMKIYSTTPNNTYEYLQGTSMASPNVAGVAALIRSYYPKLSAVQVKQILMESGLQPKLDVIVGGDKDDVKPFSEVSKSGRMVNAYNALIMADKLSK encoded by the coding sequence ATGAGATTAATCAGGCCCCTTTATGTTTCGGCTGTTTTGGCACTTGCACTGGCAAGCTGTGGAACTACAAAAAAAGTTACTGCTCCGGCAATCACCAATATTGACATGGCTGTCGCCAAAAAAGCACCAATCGCGGATGCGCAATTAAAACGCTGGAGCCATCTGGACCTGCTGAAAGATTCCATTCCCGGAATGAGTGTAGACAGAGCCTATGCAGAAATCTTAAAAGACCGCAAAAGCGAAAAAGTAATCGTGGGAATTGTAGATTCCGGTGTGGATATTGAACATGAAGATTTGGTGGATGTTATTTGGACAAACACTAAAGAGATCCCAGGAAACGGAATTGATGATGACAATAACGGTTACATCGATGACGTACACGGTTGGAACTTTTTGGGTGATGCCATCCATGAAAATATGGAATTGGTACGTATCCTGAAAAAAGGAGATACTAAAAACCCGGACTACGCAAGAGCTAAGGCAGAATATGATAAAGAATATGCTGAAGCAATGGCCGGAAAACAACAAATCGATTTTATCCTCAATGCTGACAAAGCTATTAAAACTGAGTTGAAAAAATCAAACTATACTATTGAGGACCTGAAAACCCTGACTACTACCAATTCATTGGTGAACCAGGTAAAACCAAGATTCATCCAGATCTTAAGCGAGATCTCCAAAGATGAATTTGACAAAGAAATCCAAGGGGCAAAAGACCACTATTACAGCCAGTTGAATTATTCCCTGAATATGGAATTTAACGGCCGAAAAATCGTTGGTGACAACGTAGATGACCTTAGTGATAATAAATACGGAAACAATAACGTGATGGGTCCTGATAAAACAGAAGCCAAACACGGAACCCACGTAGCCGGAATTGTTGCCGCTTCCCGAAATAATGGTAAAGGTGGTGATGGTATTGCTAATAATGTAGCTATTATGGCTGTTCGTGCCGTGCCGGATGGTGACGAATACGATAAAGACATTGCATTAGGGATTCGCTATGCAGTAGACAATGGTGCTAAAGTAATCAACGGAAGTTTTGGAAAATACTATTCCACACATCCACAATGGGTACTGGATGCATTGAAATATGCAGCGGATAAAGATGTATTGGTAGTAATTGCTGCCGGTAATGATTCGTACGACCTTGATGTTACCAACAAATACCCTAACGATTCCTACAATAATGACCCGGAATTTTCCAACAATGTGATTATCATTGGTGCGCTTAACACACCATACAACATCAATTTGTTAGCTGATTTCTCTAATTATGGTAAGAAAAATGTAGATGTATTTTCGCCAGGAATGAAAATCTACTCTACTACACCAAACAATACCTATGAGTACCTACAGGGTACTTCAATGGCTTCTCCAAACGTAGCTGGTGTTGCTGCTTTAATCCGTTCCTACTATCCGAAATTATCTGCAGTACAGGTAAAACAGATTTTAATGGAATCCGGGCTTCAGCCAAAACTTGATGTGATTGTTGGTGGTGATAAAGATGATGTAAAACCATTCTCTGAAGTTTCCAAATCAGGCCGAATGGTGAATGCTTATAACGCACTTATTATGGCGGATAAGCTTTCTAAATAA
- a CDS encoding M1 family metallopeptidase: MKKILFFSLLLTGSFTAQSQERPYYWQQHVDYKMDVTMNAKNYNYQGTQELVYTNNSPDTLKKVFYHLYPNAFQPGSEMDLRLQNIKDPDGRMVKTFKTADKTVKESRIKTLKPDEIGFLKITNFMQDGSVAQTKTVGTVLEVTLAHPLLPKQKTTFTLNFDGQVPVQIRRSGRNNSEGIELSMTQWYPKLAEYDFEGWHADPYIGREFHGVWGNFDVKITLDKAFTIGGSGYLQNKNEIGHGYEDKGTIVKMDKKAKTLTWHFIAPNVHDFAWAADKNYVHDTAQVPNGATLHFFYKNDPKIMENWKKMEPKAVELMEFYNQIVGKYPYEQYSVIQGGDGGMEYAMCTLIVGSGSFEGLVGVTAHEMGHSWFQHVLATNESKHSWMDEGFTTFIEDLGVDKVLNKKSDNPFKDSYKGYINMANSGKEQPQGTHADRYDENRLYSISSYSKGSVFLSQLGYLIGYDKLMETLKRYYSEFKFTHPTPNDFKRVAEKVSGAELDWYLMDWTETTNTIDYGIKEVKENEGKTTIALERIGRMPMPQEVYVKYKDGSEESFYIPLRMMNFVKENPFPQLHRTVLGDWFWGNPNYEFTINRPKSDIEVIVLDPTEMTADVKRENNIIKL, encoded by the coding sequence ATGAAAAAAATCCTATTTTTCTCTTTGCTCCTCACCGGAAGCTTTACAGCACAGAGCCAGGAAAGGCCTTATTACTGGCAACAGCATGTCGATTATAAAATGGACGTTACAATGAACGCCAAGAATTACAATTACCAGGGAACACAGGAACTGGTGTATACCAACAATTCGCCCGATACCCTGAAAAAAGTATTTTACCATCTTTATCCCAACGCATTCCAACCGGGAAGCGAAATGGATTTACGCCTGCAAAACATCAAAGATCCGGATGGCAGAATGGTAAAAACATTTAAAACGGCTGATAAAACTGTCAAGGAAAGCCGAATCAAAACCCTGAAGCCTGATGAAATCGGATTCCTTAAAATTACCAATTTCATGCAGGATGGCAGTGTGGCACAAACCAAAACGGTAGGTACTGTACTGGAAGTGACTCTTGCGCATCCCCTTTTGCCAAAACAGAAAACGACTTTCACATTAAATTTTGATGGCCAGGTACCGGTACAAATCCGTCGTTCCGGCCGTAACAATAGTGAGGGTATTGAACTTTCCATGACGCAATGGTATCCAAAACTGGCAGAGTATGATTTTGAAGGCTGGCATGCAGATCCTTATATCGGAAGGGAATTCCATGGTGTTTGGGGTAACTTTGATGTCAAAATAACGTTAGACAAAGCCTTTACCATTGGTGGATCCGGCTACCTGCAAAACAAAAACGAAATTGGTCACGGTTACGAGGACAAAGGCACAATCGTAAAAATGGACAAAAAGGCTAAAACACTGACCTGGCATTTTATTGCTCCCAATGTGCATGATTTTGCATGGGCAGCCGATAAAAATTACGTCCATGATACGGCACAGGTACCAAATGGTGCTACGCTTCATTTCTTTTACAAAAATGATCCTAAAATCATGGAGAACTGGAAAAAAATGGAACCTAAAGCTGTTGAGCTTATGGAATTCTACAACCAGATCGTTGGTAAATATCCTTATGAGCAATACTCTGTCATCCAGGGTGGTGATGGCGGTATGGAATATGCCATGTGTACGCTTATTGTAGGTAGTGGCAGTTTTGAAGGGCTTGTGGGTGTTACCGCACACGAGATGGGCCATTCCTGGTTCCAGCATGTTCTTGCCACCAATGAATCCAAACACAGCTGGATGGATGAAGGATTTACCACTTTCATTGAAGATCTGGGTGTCGATAAAGTCCTGAACAAAAAATCAGACAATCCGTTTAAAGATTCGTACAAAGGCTATATCAATATGGCGAATTCCGGCAAAGAACAACCCCAGGGAACCCATGCCGACCGTTATGATGAAAACCGCCTGTATAGCATTTCTTCCTATTCCAAAGGAAGTGTTTTCCTTTCGCAATTGGGGTATCTTATCGGTTATGATAAACTGATGGAAACTTTAAAACGCTACTATTCCGAATTCAAATTTACGCACCCTACTCCTAATGATTTCAAAAGAGTGGCTGAAAAAGTTTCCGGTGCCGAACTGGACTGGTACCTGATGGACTGGACCGAAACGACTAATACCATCGATTATGGGATCAAAGAAGTCAAAGAAAACGAAGGAAAAACAACCATTGCTTTAGAGCGTATCGGTAGAATGCCTATGCCACAGGAGGTGTATGTAAAATACAAAGACGGTAGTGAAGAATCTTTCTATATTCCACTTCGCATGATGAATTTTGTAAAGGAGAACCCTTTCCCGCAGCTTCACAGAACCGTATTGGGAGATTGGTTCTGGGGAAATCCAAATTATGAATTTACCATTAACCGTCCAAAATCAGATATTGAAGTGATCGTATTGGATCCTACTGAGATGACCGCTGATGTAAAAAGAGAAAACAATATCATCAAGCTGTAA
- the rnpA gene encoding ribonuclease P protein component, translated as MNFTYPKAEKLKSRTTIDLLFKDGKSVSKYPLRLVYKSGALPEGELMKFGVSVSKKYFKKAVDRNYFKRVLRECYRLNKHLLPDTARSGSYAMMFFYQTKERLTYEEINTKTIQLFEKFTQQLNNDTPT; from the coding sequence ATGAATTTCACGTACCCGAAAGCGGAGAAACTAAAAAGCCGTACTACCATAGACCTCTTATTTAAAGATGGAAAATCGGTTTCCAAATATCCGTTACGCCTGGTGTATAAAAGTGGTGCCCTGCCAGAAGGCGAACTCATGAAATTCGGTGTTTCCGTTTCCAAAAAATATTTTAAAAAAGCAGTAGACCGGAATTACTTCAAAAGAGTATTGCGTGAATGTTACAGACTCAACAAACACCTGCTTCCTGATACTGCACGATCCGGGTCGTATGCTATGATGTTCTTTTACCAAACAAAAGAGCGCCTTACCTATGAGGAAATCAACACCAAAACCATTCAGCTTTTTGAAAAATTCACGCAACAGCTGAATAATGATACCCCAACCTAA
- a CDS encoding S41 family peptidase → MYTLLKKRYILPALASGFLFVGVSFKDDFFEIAKQVEIFTTLFKTVNMNYVDETNPGELMDKAIKSMLADLDPYTVYFNEQDVLKFKINNTGEYTGIGAIVNRKDGRLIIKEPYKGYPADKAGLKAGDEIIQIGDVSLIDFKEDASQLMNGAKNTKINIKYKRQGKTYDAQIVLDEVDVKAVPFFAMVDDKTGYIVLTQFTTKASQQTKEALEKLKSQGAERIILDLRGNPGGLLGEAVEICNLFVPKNETIVTTKSHIEKNNNTYKTLKNPVDLDIPLAILVDGRSASASEIVAGALQDLDRAVIIGSRSYGKGLVQRPIDLTYGTQLKVTISRYYTPSGRCIQALDYAHKDKDGKAIRTDAKNYNAFKTRKGRSVFDGGGIQPDIELAGSKFSPITEALVKNDGIFNYATVYYFKHADMGEKLPVLTDADYEDFRKYLKTENFSYDTETEKALKTTLEAAKKEKIDQSITIQYEQLLTALKKTEDAELTKNKAEIKELLLDEIIKRYQYKEGLYHYYTQNNAEIKEALNVLKNPTQYNTILKK, encoded by the coding sequence ATGTATACTTTACTTAAAAAAAGATATATCCTCCCGGCGCTGGCGAGTGGTTTCCTATTTGTAGGTGTCAGCTTCAAAGATGATTTTTTTGAAATTGCAAAACAGGTGGAAATCTTTACAACCCTGTTCAAAACCGTCAATATGAATTATGTGGACGAAACCAATCCCGGGGAGCTGATGGACAAAGCCATCAAAAGCATGCTGGCCGACCTGGATCCCTATACTGTTTATTTTAATGAGCAGGATGTCCTTAAATTCAAAATCAACAATACCGGAGAGTACACCGGCATTGGTGCTATTGTGAACCGCAAAGACGGAAGGCTCATCATCAAGGAACCATATAAAGGCTATCCTGCCGATAAAGCTGGATTAAAAGCCGGAGATGAAATAATCCAGATTGGCGATGTAAGCCTGATTGACTTTAAGGAAGATGCGTCCCAATTGATGAATGGTGCCAAAAACACCAAAATAAATATCAAATATAAACGCCAGGGAAAAACATACGATGCCCAGATCGTATTGGATGAAGTGGATGTAAAAGCAGTGCCTTTCTTTGCTATGGTAGATGATAAAACCGGTTATATTGTACTTACCCAGTTTACTACCAAAGCCTCCCAACAGACAAAAGAAGCCCTCGAAAAATTAAAATCCCAGGGCGCAGAGCGTATCATTCTTGATCTTCGTGGCAATCCCGGAGGGCTATTGGGTGAAGCGGTGGAGATCTGCAACCTTTTTGTTCCGAAAAATGAAACAATTGTGACCACAAAATCGCATATTGAAAAAAACAACAATACCTACAAGACGTTAAAAAATCCAGTGGATTTAGATATTCCATTAGCGATTTTAGTGGATGGCCGGAGTGCCTCTGCTTCTGAAATTGTCGCCGGTGCTTTACAGGATCTGGACAGGGCCGTAATTATCGGGAGCCGCAGTTATGGAAAAGGGCTGGTACAACGCCCGATTGACCTTACCTATGGCACACAGCTAAAAGTAACCATTTCCCGTTATTATACCCCATCGGGAAGATGCATCCAGGCTTTGGATTATGCCCACAAAGATAAAGATGGAAAAGCCATCCGTACCGATGCCAAAAATTACAATGCCTTCAAGACCCGTAAAGGAAGAAGTGTATTTGATGGTGGAGGCATCCAGCCGGATATTGAACTGGCCGGATCTAAATTCAGCCCGATTACAGAAGCTTTAGTAAAAAACGATGGCATCTTTAACTACGCTACTGTATATTACTTTAAACACGCGGATATGGGCGAAAAACTCCCTGTACTTACCGATGCCGACTACGAAGATTTCAGAAAATACCTGAAAACCGAAAATTTCTCCTATGATACGGAAACCGAAAAGGCATTAAAAACCACACTGGAGGCGGCTAAAAAGGAAAAAATAGACCAATCGATTACAATACAATACGAACAGCTACTAACCGCTTTAAAGAAAACCGAAGATGCGGAACTGACGAAGAACAAAGCGGAAATTAAAGAATTGCTGCTGGATGAAATCATCAAAAGGTACCAATACAAAGAAGGGCTTTACCACTATTACACTCAAAATAACGCCGAAATCAAGGAAGCACTCAACGTGCTGAAAAATCCAACACAGTACAACACCATACTTAAAAAATAA